In Bufo gargarizans isolate SCDJY-AF-19 chromosome 5, ASM1485885v1, whole genome shotgun sequence, the following are encoded in one genomic region:
- the LOC122938814 gene encoding lamina-associated polypeptide 2, isoforms alpha/zeta-like codes for MLDPGEIMENTQGSVLSEKESAQKAKSSQRAKKCSLCSIKLSDSSDRKVCKKCTDNISKDLVPSLKEELKNTIREEIRAAMSDTSLIPSCSKQAQGPATKASDSEFGELGSEDSGSDSEFKNYLFSSEDTRELTKAVRATMDLSDEKICRSVHDEMFSGFEQRSNRGFPVHKNMHDLIKREWRSPDRKLFIPRTIRRRLPFSSEDEALLTTCPKIDVSLSKLVKGPNALPFEDMGSLRDPMDKKTDQTLKKTWEACAALFKPNLAATSVSRSLKKWLTQLESLLKGGSTYGDLKDSFPLLIKAVDFLSDATAESVRIAAKASGLAVVARRSLWLKSWSDEVSSKLKLCTLPFHGNLLFGEDLESILEKASDSKKTFPRDSGKRKFPFRRVKKGTPFQAKKTNRDSGWSRGRNQKSRGYLFSSKNTEPSKQ; via the exons ATGCTGGACCCAGGTGAAATTATGGAgaacactcagggatccgtacta AGCGAGAAAGAGAGTGCTCAGAAAGCAAAATCTAGTCAGAGGGCAAAAAAGTGCAGTCTCTGTTCTATTAAACTTTCTGATTCTTCTGATAGGAAAGTGTGTAAAAAATGCACTGACAACATTTCTAAGGATTTAGTTCCGTCCCTAAAAGAAGAACTTAAAAACACAATTAGGGAAGAAATCAGGGCTGCTATGTCAGATACCTCATTAATTCCTTCCTGCTCCAAACAAGCGCAGGGACCAGCGACTAAAGCATCTGATTCAGAATTTGGTGAACTCGGGTCTGAAGATTCTGGTTCAGATTCCGAATTTAAAAACTATCTTTTTTCATCGGAAGATACCAGAGAATTAACTAAGGCAGTTAGAGCCACTATGGATCTTTCTGATGAAAAAATCTGTAGATCAGTCCATGACGAGATGTTCAGTGGTTTTGAACAGAGATCTAACCGAGGTTTTCCGGTGCATAAAAACATGCACGATCTGATTAAAAGAGAATGGAGGTCCCCGGATAGGAAACTATTCATTCCTAGGACAATAAGGCGACGTCTCCCCTTTTCTAGCGAAGACGAAGCCTTGTTAACCACCTGCCCTAAGATAGATGTTTCTCTGTCTAAATTAGTGAAGGGTCCTAACGCCTTACCATTTGAAGACATGGGGTCATTAAGGGACCCCATGGATAAAAAGACAGATCAGACTCTTAAAAAAACATGGGAAGCTTGTGCTGCCCTGTTCAAACCAAACCTAGCGGCAACCTCAGTATCCAGATCATTAAAAAAATGGCTCACACAGTTAGAATCCCTATTGAAAGGCGGTAGTACATACGGTGATCTTAAAGATTCCTTTCCGCTCCTAATCAAAGCGGTGGATTTCCTATCTGATGCCACTGCGGAATCTGTCAGGATAGCTGCTAAGGCATCTGGGTTAGCGGTCGTGGCAAGAAGGTCCCTCTGGTTAAAATCCTGGTCAGATGAGGTCAGTTCAAAATTAAAATTATGTACCTTACCTTTTCATGGTAATCTATTGTTTGGGGAGGATTTAGAGTCCATCCTAGAAAAGGCTTCCGATTCTAAGAAGACTTTTCCCAGAGATTCCGGGAAGAGGAAATTTCCCTTTCGGAGAGTTAAAAAAGGGACCCCCTTTCAAGCAAAGAAAACTAACAGGGACTCAGGCTGGTCAAGGGGAAGAAACCAGAAGAGTAGAGGGTACCTGTTTTCTTCAAAGAATACGGAACCGTCAAAGCAATGA